One genomic region from Vicia villosa cultivar HV-30 ecotype Madison, WI unplaced genomic scaffold, Vvil1.0 ctg.003270F_1_1, whole genome shotgun sequence encodes:
- the LOC131640684 gene encoding uncharacterized protein LOC131640684 — MCIQESSPPSSPEPTNSEPMNSEPLNSEPQPPPEPAPESRKRSMPEPYTSEPTPKPKHHGGSSSTFTRPPPPPSSWTPLQNPVESTEDLVEDMFKFIPMPLEELNRQSPSRSTLPPPQPISDELFKFLPMNLFDDLEPLITEPLNTIFPVQHENYSVLESVEKDWIPPFARNIDDRISDRADPVFTNEPMALDFLDSWEAPETSLRRRKVSAVVSSSINYVPVDHDGNTDVPIPTPRSKLVGAGIENLVNTCFMASILQCLTHTGGLYLFIRYYSHDASSCRRGGGFCVICAFSEHNARAFHIDRNPIRPDMFLQNVKQFSDNFVAHRQEDAHEFLIGALNNLRSAFQKDGSYDIIEQIFGGEIVSQLRCCSCGFSSNTVDPILDLGLAVENVSTIQRALDAYIMVENMGEMLKCSNCDQQVYKEKQLLIDKAPEVAVLHLKRFKNDGSSFEKINHHVYFTMELDLEPYTSAKGKKDPMLKYDLYAVVVHSGSTANSGHYFSYVRSDEDHWHLMDDAAVYSVSKQHVLIQEAYMLFYAKQGTAWFSSILKHKERDFKATYIDNTRDSDRKEKDVVFIDLEATESDSPEANDDDSMRANNSDSPKLNDDYSMRADDSNSMYGFNSDSPDGNEKTSSDMLEEEECDLAGANDKDSKDADDNDSKATNEMSVSDMEGEECDLADANDDKDSKDVNVKSVSGMAGEECDLADANDKDSKDANDKDSKDANEKSVSGMDGADGNDSKDANANDSSVSRQDGEECDLGDANDKDSKDANEKPMSGMDGADDNDSKDTNANDSSVSSMDREECDLADANDKDSKDANEKSVSGMDGADDNDSKDANANDSSMSSKDGEECDLADANDKDSKDANEKSVSGMDGADDNDSKDANANDSSVSSKDGEECDLVDANANDSSVSSKDGEGCDLVDANANDSSVSSKDGEECDLVDANANDSSVSSKDGEGCDLVDANANDSSVSSKDGEECDLVDANANDSSVSSKDGEECDLVDANDKDSQDANDDNDSDSQDESDDNDSDSQDANDDNDSKIANERLGSDMGEDDVIPQS; from the exons ATGTGTATTCAAGAATCATCTCCTCCTTCTTCCCCCGAACCAACTAACTCCGAACCTATGAACTCCGAACCTCTCAACTCCGAACCTCAACCCCCACCCGAACCTGCTCCCGAGTCTCGCAAAAGATCAATGCCAGAACCCTACACTTCCGAACCAACTCCCAAACCGAAACATCACGGTGGTTCTTCTTCCACTTTTACTCGACCACCACCACCGCCATCATCATGGACGCCGTTGCAGAACCCCGTCGAATCCACAGAGGATTTAGTCGAGGACATGTTCAAGTTTATTCCGATGCCGTTGGAAGAACTCAACCGTCAAAGTCCGTCTCGCTCCACTCTTCCACCGCCACAGCCAATCAGCGACGAGTTGTTCAAGTTTCTTCCAATGAATTTGTTCGATGATCTGGAACCACTGATCACGGAACCACTGAACACGATCTTTCCTGTTCAACATGAAAATTATTCGGTTCTTGAATCTGTTGAGAAAGATTGGATTCCTCCATTTGCGCGCAACATTGATGATAGAATCTCCGATCGTGCGGATCCTGTCTTTACCAATGAACCTATGGCTCTAGATTTCCTTGATAGCTGGGAAGCTCCTGAAACAAGTCTTCGTCGCCGTAAAGTTTCTGCCGTCGTCTCCTCTTCCATCAATTACGTTCCCGTTGATCATGACGGTAATACTGACGTTCCAATTCCGACACCTCGATCAAAACTCGTG GGAGCTGGAATTGAGAATCTGGTTAATACTTGTTTTATGGCTTCGATTCTTCAGTGCTTGACACATACTGGGGGACTGTATCTTTTTATTCGTTATTACTCTCACGATGCTTCATCAT GTCGCAGGGGTGGTGGTTTCTGTGTTATATGTGCTTTCAGTGAACATAATGCCCGAGCTTTTCATATTGATCGAAACCCAATTCGTCCAGATATGTTTCTTCAAAATGTGAAGc AATTTTCAGATAATTTTGTAGCGCATAGACAGGAGGATGCACACGAGTTTCTGATAGGCGCCTTGAATAACCTTAGAAGTGCCTTTCAAAAAGATGGTTCATATGATATAATTGAACAAATATTTGGAGGCGAAATTGTTAGCCAA CTTCGATGTTGCAGCTGTGGTTTCTCTTCTAATACCGTTGATCCAATACTTGACTTGGGTTTAGCGGTAGAAAATGTGAGTACCATTCAAAGGGCTCTGGATGCTTATATCATGGTAGAAAACATGGGTGAGATGCTTAAATGTAGTAACTGCGACCAACAAGTATACAAGGAGAAACAGCTTTTGATTGATAAGGCGCCAGAAGTTGCAGTACTACATTTGAAAAGGTTTAAAAATGACGGAAGCTCTTTCGAAAAGATTAATCATCATGTTTATTTCACTATGGAGTTGGATTTGGAGCCTTATACCTCTGCAAAAGGCAAGAAAGAT CCAATGTTGAAGTATGATCTATACGCGGTAGTTGTGCATAGTGGATCCACAGCTAATTCAGGGCATTACTTTAGCTATGTGCGTTCTGATGAAGACCATTGGCATTTGATGGATGACGCTGCG GTTTATAGTGTTTCTAAACAACATGTCCTGATTCAAGAGGCATACATGCTGTTTTATGCAAAACAAGGTACAGCCTGGTTCTCTAGTATTCTGAAACATAAAGAGAGAGATTTTAAAGCAACATATATAGACAACACACGGGATTCAGATCGTAAAGAAAAGGATGTTGTTTTTATTGATTTGGAAGCAACTGAAAGTGATTCGCCAGAAGCAAATGATGACGATTCGATGCGGGCAAATAATAGCGATTCGCCAAAACTAAATGATGACTATTCGATGCGCGCAGATGATAGCAATTCGATGTATGGATTTAATAGTGATTCGCCCGACGGAAATGAGAAGACTTCCAGTGACAtgttagaagaagaagaatgtgatTTGGCGGGCGCAAATGATAAGGATTCCAAGGATGCAGATGATAATGATTCCAAAGCTACAAATGAGATGTCTGTGAGTGATATGGAGGGAGAAGAATGTGATTTGGCAGATGCAAATGATGATAAGGATTCCAAGGATGTAAATGTGAAGTCTGTGAGTGGCATGGCTGGAGAAGAATGTGATTTGGCGGATGCAAATGATAAGGATTCCAAGGATGCAAATGATAAGGATTCCAAGGATGCAAATGAGAAATCTGTGAGTGGTATGGATGGAGCTGATGGTAATGATTCTAAGGACGCAAATGCTAATGATTCATCTGTGAGTAGGCAGGATGGAGAAGAATGTGATTTGGGGGATGCAAATGATAAGGATTCCAAGGATGCAAATGAGAAACCTATGAGTGGTATGGATGGAGCTGATGATAATGATTCTAAGGACACAAATGCTAATGATTCATCTGTGAGTAGCATGGATAGAGAAGAATGTGATTTGGCGGATGCAAATGATAAGGATTCCAAGGATGCAAATGAGAAATCCGTGAGTGGTATGGATGGAGCTGATGATAATGATTCTAAGGACGCAAATGCTAATGATTCATCTATGAGTAGCAAGGATGGAGAAGAATGTGATTTGGCGGATGCAAATGATAAGGATTCCAAGGATGCAAATGAGAAATCTGTGAGTGGTATGGATGGAGCTGATGATAATGATTCTAAGGATGCAAATGCTAATGATTCATCTGTGAGTAGCAAGGATGGAGAAGAATGTGATTTGGTGGATGCAAATGCTAATGATTCATCTGTGAGTAGCAAGGATGGAGAAGGATGTGATTTGGTGGATGCAAATGCTAATGATTCATCTGTGAGTAGCAAGGATGGAGAAGAATGTGATTTGGTGGATGCAAATGCTAATGATTCATCTGTGAGTAGCAAGGATGGAGAAGGATGTGATTTGGTGGATGCAAATGCTAATGATTCATCTGTGAGTAGCAAGGATGGAGAAGAATGTGATTTGGTGGATGCAAATGCTAATGATTCATCTGTGAGTAGCAAGGATGGAGAAGAATGTGATTTGGTGGATGCAA